In Lactuca sativa cultivar Salinas chromosome 5, Lsat_Salinas_v11, whole genome shotgun sequence, the DNA window GCAGCGGATGATAATTTTAGAATCAATTTTTTTTGGTTCTTTTTATTAATACATTCTATGAGTCTACAAGCATGTGGAAATGTAATCTGAATCCATTGTATTTAATCAGAAGAGATACTGATTAAAGTAGCATTGACTGGTGCGATTTCATTGTCGATTGTTTGGTAAGGACGAAGAAGGTTTACAACCCAGATAAAGAATCTTCTTTCTTTTATGGACCAACAACATACCTTATGGTACGTGAGCTAATTTTTGATATTAAATATTcttttttagttttaaaaatattttatttttatttttaaacgtATATGattttataatcatatatgatttattatatatcagacagtgtaatcatatatgattatatataataataataataataataataataataataataataataataataagtaatgATATATCTTATTTATATGAAGCATATATGATTTTATAATCCtatatgattattcatatatattatgattaatgatatattaaattgtataagtaaatctttttagaaagttaagttatttgttatatatgtTTTTTGTAGTTGTTGTATGTGGATAGTTTCAAGTTTGATCATTTTCAAGTCACACGTAAACGTCCAACTATTTTTTATTGGACGTCAGAGAAGATAAGGTTTCTTGAGGATATTTTACAAGAGAATGGAGGATTTGGATGTGGAGATTTTAGTGAACCATGTGTTGAAAGAGAATGTCAAGAATGTGAGTATAATGAGGAAGAATCTGGTAGTGATGAGGATGAATCTGATAGTGATGTAGATTTATGTGATAAGGATGAAGAATATTGTGATGTTAATAAAGTTAGTGTTGTGGAGCTAATTTTatagttttattcatttattattttattagtgtattcatatataaatttttATGTTTAAGTATTTTATTTGTAAGTATATTTTTTATGTAGGTGTATGAAAATAAATTTTCATATATGTATCAGAAGATGGAGGATTTGAAAAAGGTTCTTATTGTAAAGATAGATGAGGGAGTGTTGAAATTTCCTCGAAGTCAAAATTTGAAAAActggaaattattatttattgttgAAGATTTAAGCATAGAAAGTTTTGATTTCCATTATGTTTCACAACAAAGTAAAGAACCGATATTGACACTTGTTTTTGTTCAAGTTAATGATGAAGATTATGGGAATGATTTTCCGAATGATGATGAAAATGTTGAAGATGATGATCAAGGGAAATGTTCCGGTGGTCAAGGGGATGGAAGTGGTCCACATGAGGGCAATGTTGGTAAAAATGATGTTGAAGGTAAAGGTGATGTTAATGATGCAGTATATGAGGATGATATtggtaaaaataataattttttgaaTGAGACAGATGATGAAGTTGATAAACAAGGAAATGAAAGTGGATTCAATAAAGAAGAAGCCATGAATTTAAATTTTGTTGTTGAAAATGTTACTAAGAGTGTGAGTCTAATTGATAGCCAGGAAGGTGTATCTTTTAGTCAATTCATTTGTGATCCAGTTTCTGAAAGTTTTCTTAAAACTTTGGATCAAGGTAagcatattttattattatatatagtttaatcatatatgatttttaatttttatatttgaaTTTTATCAGTACTAAAAATTTGGTTGATGGTTGTATAAATCAGAAACGAGTTGAAGATGATGTGAATGAGAATTTGATTGGTTTTGAGAAAAATGAATTTGATGACAGtaagtatttatttatgtattttttttatacataatatatatatatatatatatatatatatatatatatatatatatatatatatatatatatatatatatgaatatgttatATAGATGATTCACTTATGATTTTAATAATTTAGGGACTGTAAATTTGGGTGAGGATGATAAAGTTATTGTAGCAAAGAAGGATGGAGAAGGTGAAGATGTTGAAGTTAATTTAGATTTAGGGAAAGTAATAGAagatttttcaaataaaaataaaaatggaggtaattaatttataattattgttTATTCAAATATGATTGTGTTTATAATTCttgtttattcatatatgattctTATAATTTTATTGGGTAGAAACTGTTGAAGATGGTTTAGAAATTATACAATTGAAGGATTCAAAGGAGACTCAATCACTGAAAAAGGATAAAGTGGAAGGGAAAATTGAGAAGTTTTCTGTTCCAAGTTTTAGTCTTGGATTTAGTCAAGATTCTGAAGGttccaagaagtcatctcaaagtCAACGTTCTTCTGAACGGATGACAAAGAAAAAGATTAGGATAGAGTTTATTTGAAGAAACCAAGTGTTGGTCCAGAGTGTGTTATTCCAAATGTTAATGTTATTGATGCTAGTCCTGTTTCTTTTGCTCCCCCTTTGGGTACATTAGAAGGACCATCAAAACCAATTTCTGTCAAACCTAAAGATATAAATGAAGAAGGAACATCAGTAGTAGATGTCAAAGGAAAAAGAGAATTGAAGTTTTCTTATGTTTATAAGTCACCTTTTAAGGAAAGGTTAATtgattttaaaccaagtttggCACAAGTAGAAAATGTTGTTTGTGAATCGTTTTTCAACCTTCAAGGAAATCCAgggtaatttttttaaatataattttttatttttataattattattttatttttaatgacatttaaataaCTATATATAGGGATATTGTTTTGCTTATGGAAACAAATGTTATGGGTTTTAGAGCTAATTATGAAAGTCTTTAGAAAAACATCTATTTGCATGTAAGTGTTCTTGATTCATGGTCTCATATACTAAATCATGAAGAGAAATCCAAAGATGTTAATTCTCCACTCGGATTGTTCATGAATTTTGACACTGTAAGTTTTTATTTTGttcatttctttttatatttttataatcattttattatataatcatTTCTGATTTTTTATATTACAGACTTTGTCATTTGAATATAATCACTTGAATGAAACTGGAAAATATAAAGTTTTCAAGGAGAACTTCTCTTGTAGTGTTTCTGGTGATAGAGACTTGAAAGTTTTGAAGGATGTTGATAcggtatatttagtttttttatacatatatatatatatatatatatatatatatatatatatatatatatatatgtatgtatataaatGTTATTTTCTAATATTATACATGTTGATGTTAGGTATTTTTCCATGTTTTGAGGCAaaagcatgtatatatatatatatatatatatatatatatatatatatatatatatatatgttattgttATCAATATGAAGAAACGTGTTTTTGAGGTTATTGATAATGGTGCAGGTGATGCTGATTTTGATGATAAGTATGGTGCAGTTTTTAAACCTCTTGTACGTTTCAAATCATCATGtatgatatgttttataattataatACTTATGTTTTTCTGATgtgaaatcatatatgatttttaaaaaaagtttttttttgaagTATCTAAAAGAGATCAATCATGTTAAAGCAAATGAAATGGCTGATAAAAACATTACACCAATAAGATTGATAATGCCATGAAGGATAGTTTATAACAAAGTGAATTGTGGTATTTTTGCTATGAGACATATGAAGAGTTATTTTGGAGAAAAAGGCTCTAAATGGAAATGTGGTCTTCCAAAAGAAGGTGGTTCTCAAGAAAAAATTATGGAAAAGTTGAGAATGAAATATGCAGCAGCAATTTTAACTTCTGAGATTAATACAAAGCGTGATGATGTGTTGAAAGCTATATTTGAGTATCAAAAAGTTGATCAAAAGATTCATGGTAAGCATGCATATGATGCTCAATGGAATATAGAAAGAAGGCTATcaaaattttttttattgaatatttTCTTATTGATGATGTTATATGAACAAGTTTGTTTGTGTTGTGTATGTTATGGATATTGtgaagaatgtttttttttttatgatgatGGAAAACAAGTTAATATGTATTTTGGTGGATTTTATTATGTAAgttttgttgagagaaaaacttgagaaacacacttgaacaaacgttagaacaagttaaTATTGAGAAATTTAAAGTTtaactcaaaggatcataaagctcaacaataataaaagtTAGAGTTAGATAATTAGATAGTTAGGTGGTTAGATgcggaaatataaatgacaacaagtattatatcaagtatacacttaagttgattcttaacaaggaatgTAATCAAACcatgttagtaagtgagatcaaacttagtgattaagtcaagatTGACTTGCTCCGAAGGAAAGATTTATATCTGTTGTAGTACAAATTATGTTTAGTAGAGTTTAGAGAATAAGAAGGATATGAGAGAGTGAGTTATGAATTTCAAGATATATGAGATTCAAGATGTGTAGAAGTGTGTTCAATCAGAAAGAGAGAGCTTCTTTTTATAGAGTCTCAAAGATTACAAAAGTCCTATCTGTTTAACGTTGCCATGCAAGGAACATTGGATAAAAAAAAGTACATTTAAAGAAAACATATAAAAGACTAAGTGTTGATTGTTGATGACTGCAGTTGCTGTTCTTGACTGCGAATGAAAGAGTGGTTGCGGATTAAGTATAAGAGGGCCACTTCTTATGTTTCAACAAGTTTGTTTGTGTGAATTATGTTATTGAATGTTAATCATAAGTGATCatgttatatttttatatgtaatttATGTTTTTAGTATTGATTATATGTTGCTTATATGTAATCATTAGTGATTGTATCGattatttttttttccattttttgtaatcataaataattatatttgttgtatagcacattataatttattatatctTTTTCTTGATAAGTGAGCTTATCTTTACTGCATGGAATACATCACCATGCAGAATCTTGTTTTTGTaagattttagttttgttttttagTGTTTGTATTGAAGAATTTTTTCTTTATAAATGAAAACTGATTGGTACAGCCATGTAGTGTCTTTTTTGTAAGTGATCGTGTTTGTATAAAGGGGGTAGCCTCATGCTACCCTTATATTTCTTCAAAGATGAGTCCTTATACTTCCAAatggttagttttttttttttttttttattaatttcttcAATTTTTATATATCACCATTACTTATTTATGATGTAAACAACTTCCATTTTGTTTCAGGTAAAATATGGAGTCTATAAGTCTAAAAGAACTAATTTTTCTAGTATCTAATTGATAACATGTTCCCCATTTTTTCAAAATTCTTGTTCTTTTATTTATAGCTAGATTTTCATATAGATTGTAGCTGACTCCAAGAACACCACTTCCGCCATTACTTAAAAAGTTTATCTTCATTGAACATATCAGATCTATACTAGATGTCTTTGAAGTAGAGGGATGTTGTTCATTTAAAGAAGAATTCTTTTTAATGAACAACATTTCTCTACATCAGATATGTAGTAAAGATTTTATATGTTCAATGGAGACAAACTTTCTAAATAATGGTGGAAGTGTTCTTGGAGTCAACTACAATCTGTATGAAAATCTAGCTAGGAATATGAAGAACAAGAATCTTGGAAAATGGGGAACGTGATATTTGAGACTTGTGAGATTATTTGTTATTGAAGATTTTATCATGTTTGATGAAATTATATGATAGGTGATTAGAATTTGATTTTCTAGATGGATATtgttatgtttatattttttatgaacaATGTTGTATATTTGTTAGGAACAATGTTGTTGTATATGGTTATATGTAATGATTTTTGTAGTAgatatttgatgttatttatatgtaatcatatttttaatcacatgtgattaaacaaaACATATGAAGTGGTAGTACATAATTCTTTATGATTATACAGATGAATATTGTATATGGTTATATGTAATGAGTTTTGTAGTAGAACTTAGATGTTATTTAtatgtaatcataaatgattgcATGTATTGAGTAAGAATTAACAGATtacataattatttttatttgtataatcataaatgattatgtaaTACCACTTCATATGTTTTGTTTAATCATAAgtgattatatatttttgtaaTCATAAAAGACATAAAGTTAGATAGAAGAAGGTTTaagataaatttttttttaagaaaactgATTTGTTGTACTACTAATAAAATCAAAGAAAGAATTATCAAAGtaaattatgttttataaaaagagtAAAGTGTACTAAACAAAAAGTAGAAAAAAAAACTCCTGAATTATTCATTACTGATTAAACTAGTAATTATCTATGTAGCTTTTGATGATTGTTCCGCTGCAAGTTTTATTGGGCATGTACGCAAGTTATGAGGAGCCATTTCTCCACATCCTGAGCATCTTCTTGTTTGCTTGTTTGAAATTTTATATGCTATTCTGTTGCACTTTGAATTCTATTTTTCTTTCCACTTCCTTTATtgctttgaacatttggaacattGATTTCAATGTCTTTTGGAATAGAAATGCCCATAATCTTTCCTACCTCTTCAACATCTGTCatatttttcttcaatttattTGTAGGATCGTTCTCGTATTCGTTCAACATGCTTTCttttttcttaacaaacaaatccattttgtctttattttttctTATGTATTCCAAGCATGCTTCAAAGTTGTAATATGCTTGATTGACAGGTTTGTTAATTTCACTGTTTCCTGTATCATATACATGCCTACCAAAGTGATAATTCCTTGATATCACATCCTTTCTCCAACGATTCTCAATGTACTGTTTAGGTATTTCCTTAATTCCATGTTTCATGAGTATATTTAATGCATGTCTGCACAAAGTCCCAAAGCGGTTGAAGTGTTCACAAGTACATTTTACATCATTTATTGGAAGTTTTATTTCTACCtgttcaaaataaaattaaagcatTAACTGTATTATAATCATAATTGAAAATTGTTGTATATTATGTTTTGATTCATCAAAActtaaaataacaatatattaccTCAAATTCTGTTTTTagattattgtttttgttcagtTGTTCCACTTTGTATAACTCCCATCCATTTTTTGTTCCAATATGTTTGTATTGGTAGTACCAGGAACCTTTGTAGATTTCTTTTTGTAGttcataaaacaatgtacttgtatAAACTTTTGCAGCATGTTTTTCTATTGGTCGTGGTGAAATAAATTTATATACTACCTTCTTTGTTTAATGATCAAGCTCCTTTTGTgtatttctttgtttttgaattgtTGTGTCATAGTTCATCATGAAATGTAAAAGTAAATTTCCAGATTGCgagtaagtgttgaagaaggaattCATGCTTTCTGATCTTAAAGTGGTTTTCATCAATCCAGGCATTCTAGTGTCACTGAAGTATGTAGGTATCCATTTGTCACGTAATTCGAACATATCATTGAACCATCTTTTATCTTCGAGGTTGAATTCATTAATAATCAACTACCGCTTCTTCTCAATTTTATCAGGTTTGATATGTATGTTCCATACAAGCTTGTTAAATCTTTTCTTGAAGtctttgtttttaaataaatcaCCAATAACCTATGAATGAACAATTTTACTTATATAAGTATAAATTCTATACTTATTTGGATATATCATATAttagtaatcatatatgattatatactgTATTGTCATATATCAtactatataatcatatatgattatacagtaTGATATCTGATAATTCATATtattaaaatcatatatgatttaacaATTCTAATAATATGAATTATCAGATATCATActataaaatcatatatgattatatattatgatatatgataatatagtatataatcatatatgatgtgacaacccaaaatttttttgctttgaaagctcagtcagtcaactcaactgagtacTAGACTCATTGCTAATGAGTTCTAGCCTGGTTAAAGGTCATTCTTAGGAGTtttaagcctagtacacttaaggaatgagtgttagaatgTACCTGCTAGAGACATTGTTCAACAAATCAAGCCTTAACCTATTCATttagagttcacggccacaacacttgagtttacggccgtaaactcaaggtgggccgtaaactccccctttAAGACTCATATTCTTCATTTTCATTCATTATCTTACTTTCACCTCAAGAACACTCCATTTCTCTCTTAATTATCATCCCGATTTTCATCCTAGATCTTCAAAATTTGTAAGTGTTCTTCCTTGATTTGTTAATACATCTCTTAATCTAGTATCATctaatgatttcatccatggaaatcatcttttcttagatcttcaagaaacaccaagaacacacactagtgttcttggaccttaatcaCCATTTCAAGCCTTTATATCGTAAGTACTCACTCCTTAACTTATTATCTAGTAAGATCACATGATTAGAGCCTTAAAAATTCATCAAACTCATCattaaggagagtttacggccatgagtttacACCCTAGTCGTAAACCCTTAAAAGGGTGgtgttttgagccttaaacacttctagacccTTGTTAACCTTTGTAATACTTGAACCTTTGAAACTCCTTACCTTTAAGACCCAAGATATGACCatttggagagtttacggccatggagttTATGGTCTGGCTGTAAACACCTCAACACCCTCCAAAACATTGGTTTTGCTCATCCTTGTGAAGAGCAATGATCCCTCAAGTTTCCCTAGCATTCAAACACCCTCTTATGCACATTACCATGATTTatggccatgagtttacaccctagccgtaaacaccttttcttGGCCTTAAACACCActtagatgaatcacatgtgattccaacacttggtcaaagtgtttcctagtcccgcgaggtgtttccttgcatttggttgcttctaaacactgtatttatgtcaatatatgccattatatgtcatttaggatttgttaagtctcgggacttcattcgtggagctTTTCATCCTTACACACATATTCGCTTGAATCacctacatcaggtgagttcatacctcgtaATCGATCTTTGAAATTGTTTTAAATGCATttaaggggaggaatacaagttgaacacaatgataattgtgtaaatgtttcttataaacatctttcaaaatatttattatgtcttttataagtgatcaaaacatttcaattactcttttaaagttatgtaactttatagtttaacaaaactccgtttttaaagtacaagcataacttagtagataaatgagtcttttcaataacagttcatgtgaaacattagtaaactataaggggtatagtttaggggttcagttcgTACTAGACAAGAGCACATAGTATATGAGaaacagaacatactatatgagaaacaaacagaacatactacatactagacagtgagaacatacaatactctagtacatacaatacatatacaagtataatataacataaatgtgaaccattgttcagggcatggcatcactgccatggctcgatttgtatccagagtctcttggaggaagagcatgaatttgtgtatagatctatactagattgactatcctacacctttttgttcgctacagtgggacttgcaagtctacgggtgccaaatgtcatttctttcgacgtctttcatcgtcgtgttattaACTAATCTCATAATATGAATTATCAGATATCAtactatataataatatatgattatataatgcATTATCATATA includes these proteins:
- the LOC111889562 gene encoding uncharacterized protein LOC111889562; protein product: MNDRRDHYPNYSFEFLRDGDMLDAMFWADEREKAFYAEFGEVISFDATFRTNKYKMVFVPFTAVDHQKKSVIVGVEIYKGSWYYQYKHIGTKNGWELYKVEQLNKNNNLKTEFEVEIKLPINDVKCTCEHFNRFGTLCRHALNILMKHGIKEIPKQYIENRWRKDVISRNYHFGRHVYDTGNSEINKPVNQAYYNFEACLEYIRKNKDKMDLFVKKKESMLNEYENDPTNKLKKNMTDVEEVGKIMGISIPKDIEINVPNVQSNKGSGKKNRIQSATE